ACATACTCCTTACATCTATCTGTAAGTTCTCCATTGAAACTGGATAATTAAAATATTTGAAAAACTCTCGGTTTTGAATAATATCCCCTAAATGTGAATCCCAGATTTTATCCTCATTAGTTTTTAATGAAATCTTTAATTCTGCATCCCATAAAACAATACTACTTTTTTCTTTTTCTATGGATTGCTCCTTTTTTTCAATAAACCATAATGGCTTGAGACCGTTGTCAAAAAAATTCTCATGACGTTTGATAATTCGGTTTGCTAATTTACTGTCCTCATTAGCATTTACGTCAGTAACAATAGAGACTGCAACTCCTTATTATCTACTTTAACCCAAATATCTGGATATTCGTTAAGGTCAGGCATTGCTTTAAAACCATATTCTACTTCGATATTTGGTTTTATTTTTGATTGAACAACAAGCTCATCATAAATAATGTCAATTATAACCTTATGTTTCTTAGTTTCACGGGCAACTTGTTTAGAGTACTTCTTTTCAGCCTTATCTACTTTTCTTGATATCTCACAAGATTCCGAATGTTGATGCGAGAAGTACAAGCCCCGTTCTTCCCCAGACTTAACAATTAGTTTTGCATGACAATATGGGCATTGGTAAAGGTCCTTGTCAGCCAA
The window above is part of the Anaerobacillus sp. CMMVII genome. Proteins encoded here:
- a CDS encoding competence protein CoiA; its protein translation is MREALHVLDNEPVRLPLSATTEEINNFKKLADKDLYQCPYCHAKLIVKSGEERGLYFSHQHSESCEISRKVDKAEKKYSKQVARETKKHKVIIDIIYDELVVQSKIKPNIEVEYGFKAMPDLNEYPDIWVKVDNKELQSLLLLT